Proteins found in one Oscarella lobularis chromosome 16, ooOscLobu1.1, whole genome shotgun sequence genomic segment:
- the LOC136196991 gene encoding uncharacterized protein isoform X1 — translation MSCARYCEKFTSTSMADDDAQKSLVTFDPTVDEIEASANVDNANDDDDDDDDGEPNVFTANEARDMMTILDRVEASVGALRTHIVEQDSQPTRKRPRLPTWITNNLLILTLVWQVACVVALTVIELADHVPDKKLVKDRTYIVGVVILAIFQGLNLLLVIFSSVKLAKQIMHHTASSRFLIQSYMSTLLLFAGLYTLIFRLNNEAITGIPNTSKEEKSILIIELFLWMIYYSASNATLCGSANVHPVIWYSIIFSIIQMVLSFAYFASILSEATSHHRRPDHQRRPRGNSTRSRGSSFVSNSHVESLSLARKKRSKRGITNRLTRPTLTESLYRKGLRLDIVHWQHTVKTRDCTVIHITNMFFCCTATLLCFAII, via the exons ATGTCGTGCGCACGCTACTGCGAAAAATTTACGTCTACGAGTATGGCTGATGACGACGCGCAGAAGAGCCTCGTTACCTTCGATCCaaccgtcgacgagatcgaagCGTCCGCAAACGTAGACAatgcaaacgacgacgacgacgacgacgacgacggagaacCGAACGTATTCACTGCAAACGAAGCGCGCGACATGATGACGATATTGGAtcgcgtcgaagcgtcggTGGGCGCCCTTCGCACGCACATTGTCGAGCAGGATAGCCAGCCTACGCGAAAACGACCTCGCTTGCCGACCTGGATTACGAATAACCTTCTCATACTGACACTCGTTTGGCAG GTAGCGTGCGTTGTCGCTCTTACCGTAATCGAACTCGCCGATCACGTCCCCGACAAGAAACTCGTGAAAGATCGGACTTATATTGTG GGAGTCGTTATACTCGCTATTTTTCAAGGCCTCAATCTTCTTTTGGTAATATTCTCCTCAG TCAAGTTGGCTAAACAGATCATGCACCACACTGCGTCGAGCCGCTTTCTCATACAATCCTATATGTCGACGCTGCTTCTCTTTGCCGGGCTCTACACGCTGATTTTCAGGCTTAAT AATGAGGCGATTACTGGAATTCCTAACACTTCAAAAGAGGAAAAATCTATACTGATTATCGAGCTCTTTCTCTGGATGATCTACTACTCGGCATCAAATGCCACCCTCTGCG GCTCTGCAAACGTTCACCCTGTTATCTGGTATTCAATCATTTTTTCCATAATTCAG ATGGTTCTCAGTTTTGCTTACTTTGCGTCGATTCTCTCTGAAGCGACGAGCCACCATCGACGACCGGATCACCAGCGTCGACCTCGAGGTAATTCCACTCGCAGTCGCGGTAGCAGTTTCGTGTCCAACAGTCACGTTGAGTCGCTATCACTTgcgagaaaaaagcgaagtAAGAGGGGCATTACAAACAGACTTACGAGACCCACACTTACAGAGAGTCTATATAGAAAAGGCTTACGGCTCGACATCGTTCACTGGCAGCATACAGTAAAAACACGTGACTGTACTGTCATTCATATTACAAACatgtttttttgttgtacAGCTACATTATTGTGTTTTGCGATTATCTGA
- the LOC136196991 gene encoding uncharacterized protein isoform X2 yields MADDDAQKSLVTFDPTVDEIEASANVDNANDDDDDDDDGEPNVFTANEARDMMTILDRVEASVGALRTHIVEQDSQPTRKRPRLPTWITNNLLILTLVWQVACVVALTVIELADHVPDKKLVKDRTYIVGVVILAIFQGLNLLLVIFSSVKLAKQIMHHTASSRFLIQSYMSTLLLFAGLYTLIFRLNNEAITGIPNTSKEEKSILIIELFLWMIYYSASNATLCGSANVHPVIWYSIIFSIIQMVLSFAYFASILSEATSHHRRPDHQRRPRGNSTRSRGSSFVSNSHVESLSLARKKRKKAYGSTSFTGSIQ; encoded by the exons ATGGCTGATGACGACGCGCAGAAGAGCCTCGTTACCTTCGATCCaaccgtcgacgagatcgaagCGTCCGCAAACGTAGACAatgcaaacgacgacgacgacgacgacgacgacggagaacCGAACGTATTCACTGCAAACGAAGCGCGCGACATGATGACGATATTGGAtcgcgtcgaagcgtcggTGGGCGCCCTTCGCACGCACATTGTCGAGCAGGATAGCCAGCCTACGCGAAAACGACCTCGCTTGCCGACCTGGATTACGAATAACCTTCTCATACTGACACTCGTTTGGCAG GTAGCGTGCGTTGTCGCTCTTACCGTAATCGAACTCGCCGATCACGTCCCCGACAAGAAACTCGTGAAAGATCGGACTTATATTGTG GGAGTCGTTATACTCGCTATTTTTCAAGGCCTCAATCTTCTTTTGGTAATATTCTCCTCAG TCAAGTTGGCTAAACAGATCATGCACCACACTGCGTCGAGCCGCTTTCTCATACAATCCTATATGTCGACGCTGCTTCTCTTTGCCGGGCTCTACACGCTGATTTTCAGGCTTAAT AATGAGGCGATTACTGGAATTCCTAACACTTCAAAAGAGGAAAAATCTATACTGATTATCGAGCTCTTTCTCTGGATGATCTACTACTCGGCATCAAATGCCACCCTCTGCG GCTCTGCAAACGTTCACCCTGTTATCTGGTATTCAATCATTTTTTCCATAATTCAG ATGGTTCTCAGTTTTGCTTACTTTGCGTCGATTCTCTCTGAAGCGACGAGCCACCATCGACGACCGGATCACCAGCGTCGACCTCGAGGTAATTCCACTCGCAGTCGCGGTAGCAGTTTCGTGTCCAACAGTCACGTTGAGTCGCTATCACTTgcgagaaaaaagcgaa AAAAGGCTTACGGCTCGACATCGTTCACTGGCAGCATACAGTAA
- the LOC136196989 gene encoding gamma-aminobutyric acid type B receptor subunit 2-like: MIIALLVVALVSHEFPCLGVTATEKDARPPLYIGGLFPIAENDRWFVPHVDVICQMAIDHVNAQSTLLPDFRLVLRMNDTRCQLGRAIRQMVEQLNDRDGKIVALLGAGCSSVTKPLASASHFWNLLQMTFLSSSPTLTNKESHPNLFQLIATENSLNPARVALMKHYGWTKAIVIYEAEEIFAYNAKHLMRGLQDASIDVVAMEAISEDPLFSMEDALDRLKETKVRIIFGLFYEKMARKVICQASKRSFWSSKYTWILPGWYSSVTWYKDVKDVDCSVANMTKTLGGYFTVDGAGADQYGMQTVPILTGRTGNEVEEEFRRRTGGAKMTNYLSYGYDSVLATAWMLRLAVMKLKSQNRLDLLTGFSYKDPKLVHLFKSILNEPSFEFAGLMGTTTLHLNSSGKRRNSQTIGRPQVIEVRYNNGSYSSLYAIYSNRDETFEVMMMKDEFEKRLDSPMLEPMYYSMTLFAVMTSLAGVGIMFALFLLWFNISYRKTEIIKLSSPRLNNLIILGGIMECLSVVFLGFNGQFFPFSSFSIISCHMHPVLLYGGFTVSFGPMLVKTWRVSKIIKWSVTKARPVSVGSLSDLSLFAIVAVFLLVDAIIFTVWFVLNPARESIDTISVTPDVEFQWHHCVCDSRHTWLYVTYGYKTLLLVFGGYLAFEVRKVKIAALNDSRWIGISIYNVAVIFVAIFIFSTSITNPSISYGLVAGSIILVSITTLCLVFLPKMCMVLNKSTNLIRDCSGRSNTESDISDHVITRQSDLNSLERKNRSFREIIIMLLEERFLCDSTIERIAEIIGLPPPTGSRASSMKKPEINDENTVTTKTASSEGSDKDDSISISQLSGILV; this comes from the exons ATGATTATAGCTCTTCTCGTGGTCGCATTAGTTTCGCATGAGTTTCCATGCCTCGGCgtcacggcgacggagaaagACGCGAGACCTCCCCTCTACATCGGCGGTCTCTTTCCCATTGCGGAAAACGATCGCTGGTTCGTGccgcacgtcgacgtcatctgtCAAATGGCGATCGACCACGTGAACGCGCAATCGACGCTTCTGCCCGATTTTCGCCTTGTTCTCCGGATGAATGACACGAGG TGCCAACTCGGTCGCGCCATTCGTCAAATGGTCGAACAGCTGAACGATCGCGATGGAAAAATTGTCGCCCTGCTGGGAGCAGGATGTTCGTCCGTAACGAAACCGTTAGCCAGTGCGTCGCACTTCTGGAATTTGCTTCAG ATGAcctttttgtcgtcgtcgccgacgctgaCGAATAAGGAATCACATCCGAATCTCTTTCAGTTGATTGCGACGGAGAACTCGCTCAATCCGGCGCGCGTTGCTCTGATGAAACATTACGGCTGGACAAAGGCGATCGTCATCTacgaagcggaagaaataTTTGCTTAC AACGCCAAACATCTGATGAGGGGTTTGCAGGACGCgtcgattgacgtcgtcgcaatggAGGCCATTTCGGAAGATCCCCTATTTAGTATGGAAGACGCATTGGATCGACTGAAG GAAACAAAAGTACGCATTATATTCGGTCTGTTCTACGAGAAAATGGCACGGAAAGTCATTTGTCAG gcttCGAAACGGAGCTTTTGGTCTTCGAAATACACGTGGATCTTACCCGGCTGGTATTCCTCGGTCACCTGGTACAAAGACGTAAAAGACGTGGACTGCTCCGTCGCCAATATGACGAAGACACTTGGCGGGTACTTCACAGTAGACGGAGCCGGGGCGGATCAATACGGAATGCAAACCGTGCCCATTCTCACGGGACGA ACGGGTAATGAAGTGGAGGAGgagtttcgtcgtcgcacgggCGGAGCAAAGATGACGAATTATTTATCGTACGGCTATGATTCGGTCTTGGCGACGGCCTGGATGCTTCGACTCGCCGTGATGAAATTGAAGTCGCAAAATCGACTTGATCTGTTGACTGGATTTTCGTACAAGGATCCCAAATTAGTCCATCTGTtcaaatcgattttgaaTGAGCCGTCTTTCGAGTTTGCAGGACTTATG GGTACCACAACACTGCATTTAAACTCATCCGGTAAAAGACGTAATAGCCAAACTATTGGTCGTCCTCAAGTGATTGAAGTTCGATATAATAATG GGAGCTATTCATCTCTCTACGCCATTTATTCCAACAGAGACGAAACTTTCGAAGTTATGATGATGAAAGAtgaatttgaaaaacgtcTAGACTCTCCCATGCTCGAACCAATGTATTATTCGATGACCCTATTTGCCGTCATGACATCGTTGGCGGGCGTCGGTATCATGTTTGCTTTGTTTCTTCTCTGGTTCAATATTAGCTACAGAAAGACGGA AATAATCAAGCTGTCGAGCCCACGTCTAAACAATTTGATCATACTGGGAGGCATAATGGAGTGCTTGTCTGTAGTCTTTTTAGGATTCAATGGGCAATTCTTTCCATTTTCATCCTTCTCCATAATCTCCTGCCAC ATGCATCCGGTTCTGCTGTACGGAGGCTTTACTGTCTCCTTTGGTCCTATGCTAGTAAAGACGTGGCGTGTGAGCAAAATAATCAAATGGTCAGTAACAAAAGCACGTCCTGTCTCTGTCGGAAGTCTT agcGATCTTTCGCTGTTTGCCATCGTAGCGGTATTTCTTCTAGTCGACGCAATTATATTCACTGTTTGGTTCGTCCTTAATCCGGCTAGAGAAAGCATCGACACAATCTCTGTCACgcccgacgtcgaattcCAATGGCATCACTGCGTCTGCGATTCTCGGCACACGTGGCTTTACGTCACATACGGTTACAAGACGTTgcttctcgtcttcggcggCTATTTGGCATTCGAAGTGCGGAAGGTCAAAATTGCCGCTTTGAACGACTCGCGTTGGATTGGAATATCGATTTATAATGTCGCTGTCATTTTCGTTGCAATATTTATCTTCTCAACTTCCATTACGAATCCCAGCATTTCATATGGGCTGGTTGCCGGAAGTATTATTCTCGTCAGTATCACGACGCTATGTCTAGTGTTTCTGCCTAAA ATGTGCATGGTTTTAAACAAGTCCACTAATTTGATCAGGGACTGTAGCGGCCGAAGCAACACAGAATCAGATATttctgatcacgtgattactAGACAATCAGACTTGAATAGtttggagagaaaaaatcgaagttttcgagaaataataataatgctGTTGGAAGAG CGCTTTCTGTGTGATTCAACTATTGAACGAATAGCCGAGATTATTGGCCTGCCACCTCCAACCGGGTCTCGAGCTTCAAGTATGAAGAAACCAGAGATAAATGACGAGAACACCGTGACCACTAAAACGGCGTCTAGCGAAGGGTCAGATAAAGATGACAGCATAAGTATTAGTCAGTTATCAGGAATTTTGGTATAG
- the LOC136196993 gene encoding coiled-coil domain-containing protein 50-like, giving the protein MAATKGHVEDASQDFNVKLDNAIAHRMQDSEWKEYYEGNIQRNKFARESAKVARRLQSQQDEEIAEMRAQNQAILRSDSAIADEIQTDILRQDTIEEEIHYKSAKVAQEMQDEEYALYLQKKEEERLKKKREQLAKEEHEQLLKEMQRLELKDGISSGLTVDLESGESERQIEKDEEYARALEERSREEAEKERREHLLALQRQDEELAKQLQEKEELKAKKLREKLQQEQQQRQRAAQEAEAPASTTSPTGSNPTLFAYRPPTAIQAKEGAAPGEAVPVTRQNYKRGSTTRKK; this is encoded by the exons ATGGCAGCAACGAAAGGTCACGTCGAAGACG CATCCCAGGACTTCAACGTGAAGCTGGACAACGCTATTGCTCATCGCATGCAAGATAGCGAAT GGAAGGAATACTACGAAGGAAACATTCAGCGCAATAAATTCGCTCGCGAAAGCGCTAAAGTTGCCAGACGACTTCAATCGCAACAAGATGAAGAGATCGCCGAGATGAGAGCCCAAAATCAGGCTAT ACTACGAAGTGACAGCGCCATAGCCGACGAAATCCAGACTGACATACTAAGACAG GATACCATTGAGGAGGAAATTCATTATAAATCAGCAAAAGTTGCTCAAGAGATGCAAGACGAG GAGTATGCACTGTACttacaaaaaaaggaagaagaacgactgaagaaaaagagagaacagCTGGCTAAGGAAGAGCACGAGCAACTTCTAAAAGAGATGCAGCGTTTGGAGTTAAAGGACGGTATTTCGTCagg aTTAACTGTTGATCTCGAATCGGGAGAATCGGAGCGGCAGATAGAGAAAGACGAG gaATATGCTCGTGCCTTGGAGGAGCGAAGTCGCGAGGAAGCGGAGAAGGAGCGTCGAGAGCACTTGCTTGCATTGCAGAGGCAAGATGAG GAACTCGCCAAGCAATtgcaagaaaaggaagaactCAAAGCGAAAAAGCTAAGAGAAAAACTGCAGCaagagcagcagcagcgtcAACGCGCTGCTCAAGAGGCGGAAGCTCCAGCCAGCACCACTTCCCCCACCGGATCCAATCCGACTCTATTTGCGTATCGACCACCTACAGCCATTCAAGCAAAGGAGGGGGCCGCTCCAGGCGAAGCCGTTCCCGTAACGAGACAGAACTACAAGCGAGGCAGCACTACCCGAAAAAAGTAG
- the LOC136196637 gene encoding crt homolog 2-like produces MSSKQKLTEVNESRIPLMGNASINGQATAKRNTVTFTLTTNFKIQIPLTVTNVFLSILNVICQVGLTVSLPLFTTALGAHQACGVYGKAIAGPYFVLFFTTLWYPVVFFAGVLVAKLLNGKFSLQLNCSMGFVILLGFLNAVKGVFIVYASPSDRTPQFLQPILSSSIIPFTVVLRYLILRKGLSGGRLVSTFIVLVGLVICLEPTIFQLGQGNKTTSNRAAVSIVWPMIYCIGYIPFGLINVIQEREVKKRLDSKRCGEVHSLLFQAWFQLFSFIFIAAMFFLDFIPHFGASANFDEFSQNMCRGWNCELGHAPKFNCSPTDPMPHDPYGPDAHCSILIGRTWYFIIFYCLSNLFGLMLIKYAEGAVYLVIVNALITPVGTFFLTLFQLESDTGKFYWKPEVDVATWYALAGVCLMVPAVVWYNYLGIKEQREKEEK; encoded by the coding sequence ATGAGCAGCAAACAAAAATTAACTGAGGTTAATGAATCCCGAATTCCTCTCATGGGCAACGCGTCAATCAACGGACAAGCAACAGCAAAACGAAACACCGTCACCTTTACCCTGACAACAAActtcaaaattcaaatacCCCTCACCGTTacaaacgtttttctctccatACTCAACGTCATCTGTCAGGTCGGGCTGACGGTGTCACTTCCTCTATTTACTACCGCCCTTGGCGCCCATCAAGCGTGCGGAGTTTACGGCAAAGCGATCGCGGGTCCTTACTTCGTACTTTTCTTCACCACGCTCTGGTATcccgtcgtctttttcgcggGGGTCCTCGTAGCGAAACTTCTCAATGGAAAATTCTCGCTTCAACTCAACTGTTCCATGGGCTTCGTCATTCTGCTTGGATTTCTCAACGCAGTGAAAGGCGTTTTTATTGTCTATGCGAGCCCGTCGGACCGAACGCCTCAATTCCTTCAGCCCATACTGAGTTCGTCCATCATTCCCTTTACCGTCGTTCTACGATATCTCATCCTCCGTAAGGGACTTTCAGGCGGTCGGCTTGTGTCGACTTTCATTGTTCTTGTCGGTCTCGTTATCTGCCTTGAACCGACCATCTTCCAGCTCGGACAAGGCaacaaaacgacgtcaaatcgcgCAGCAGTGTCCATTGTATGGCCAATGATTTACTGCATCGGTTATATACCTTTTGGTCTTATCAACGTTATTCAGGAACGcgaagtgaagaaaagacTCGATTCTAAACGTTGCGGAGAAGTTCACTCTCTTTTATTTCAAGCGTGGTTCCAGCTATTTAGTTTTATTTTCATCGCCGCCATGTTTTTCCTCGATTTCATCCCGCACTTTGGCGCGAGCGCcaattttgacgaatttaGTCAAAACATGTGTCGGGGCTGGAATTGCGAGCTCGGACATGCTCCCAAATTCAATTGTTCGCCAACGGACCCAATGCCACACGACCCATACGGACCCGATGCGCATTGCAGTATCCTTATTGGACGCACGTGGTATTTCATCATTTTCTACTGTCTTTCAAATCTTTTTGGTTTGATGCTGATCAAGTACGCTGAAGGCGCCGTTTATTTGGTTATTGTCAATGCGCTTATAACACCCGTCGGTACATTTTTCTTGACGCTTTTTCAATTGGAGAGCGATACGGGTAAGTTCTACTGGAAACCCGAAGTCGACGTGGCCACGTGGTACGCTCTTGCGGGCGTCTGCCTAATGGTACCAGCGGTGGTGTGGTATAACTATTTGGGCATCAAGgagcaaagggagaaagaagaaaaatga
- the LOC136196640 gene encoding nonsense-mediated mRNA decay factor SMG8-like, with product MASRLKYFQFPIHLAKALPECEENAVCVVGIFGKSTETNRMVLEKILDRSLAKVVDFDAERSQEEPSIECFCDVRRGSVYLLVSGETLSFKSWNDFLIREKKYMQCLEFLFRMCHVILLVLPQQSLDLSYVSLFSILAKKLAAEGSSKSMGLDLSAWDLWRLGKGRCCVPRLLLVFQQTMLISHNEEHKSHGSRKESTNRTLLSYLDEQAYLTFSKCELSTGSRPLFKMTKRDSCYILPYGAMQSVHDPVGFVINCLHDKETGVEQQLSTLKEFLEKHVDTMCFATQLPDYRSWLCVGVHVFDAFDREAAEAKPTRLSPLESLSENVCQRAYSSALKAYRENPSLRQTESEKQLKLSQCVSTYRSHSSGPAAPKYKQKLVEECERTGSDEIT from the exons ATGGCGTCGAGATTGAAGTATTTTCAGTTTCCGATCCACTTAGCCAAAGC TCTTCCAGAatgcgaagaaaacgcggTATGCGTCGTGGGAATTTTCGGAAAATCGACCGAGACTAACCGAATGGTATTGGAAAAGATATTGGATCGATCTCTG GCAAAAGTAGTCGATTtcgatgcagaaagaagcCAAGAGGAA cCGTCGATTGAGTGTTTTTGCGATGTTCGAAGAGGCTCCGTCTATCTGTTGGTATCAGGGGAGACTTTGAGCTTCAAATCATGG aatgattttttaattcgAGAGAAGAAGTATATGCAGTGCCTGGAATTTTTGTTTCGCATGTGTCACGTCATCCTG TTGGTACTTCCCCAGCAATCTCTCGATCTTAGCTACGTTTCGCTTTTTAGTATTCTTGCCAAGAAACT AGCAGCAGAGGGTTCAAGCAAGAGCATGGGGCTTGATTTGAGTGCTTGGGATTTGTGGAGGCTGGGAAAAGGACGATGTTGCGTTCCGCGTCTTTTATTGGTTTTTCAACAG ACTATGCTAATTAGCCACAACGAAGAGCACAAGTCGCACGGATCACGAAAGGAATCT ACTAACAGAACCCTGCTCTCCTATTTGGACGAGCAGGCTTATTTGACTTTTTCAAAATGTGAACTTTCAACGGG TTCGCGTCCTCTATTTAAAATGACCAAACGAGACAGTTGCTACATCTTGCCATACGGTGCCATGCAAAGTGTTCACGATCCCGTCGGTTTTGTCATCAACTGCTTGCACGACAAAG AAACGGGTGTAGAACAACAATTAAGCACCCTGAAAGAATTTCTAGAGAAACACGTCGACACCATGTGCTTTGCTACTCAG CTTCCCGACTATCGATCGTGGCTCTGTGTTGGAGTCCACGTGTTCGACGCGTTCGATAGAGAAGCGGCGGAGGCTAAGCCCACTCGTCTTTCTCCACTTGAATCGCTCTCAGAGAA CGTTTGTCAGAGAGCCTATTCGTCTGCCTTGAAAGCGTACAGAGAAAATCCTTCGCTTCGGCAGACGGAAAGTGAAAAACAGCTAAAG TTATCGCAATGCGTTTCCACATACAGGAGCCATTCAAGTGGTCCTGCCGCGCCGAAATACAAACAAAAGCTGGTTGAAGAATGCGAGAGGACAGGAAGCGACGAGATTACTTAA